A genomic segment from Bacteroidota bacterium encodes:
- a CDS encoding C25 family cysteine peptidase, with translation MKKFTLTLIFLFALFSGYGTKWVAISTPDPTPANITLISSNIETSVIRFTLDGYLMNEVITPRGNAFIITLDEATPVLEAGAPDLAKLSTSIIIPDRAAMSLEIISSQYKEFNDIDVAPSKGNFTRDIDPATVPYIYSDAYRTNAFYPGTLASMRDPYILRDCRGQAVIVYPFQYNPVTRTLRVYTDITVKVSSTSEEGINILIRKKEFSKVDKDFNTLYKDHFLNASTLRYTPVEEEGNMLIISYGDFIPYMQPFINWKKQIGRPVVIVDVATIGNSSAIKTYVHNYYDTYGLAYLLLVGDAAQVPSSYASGDSDNDYGYVVGDDHYPDLFVGRFSAEIPDQVTIQVQRTIEYEKNPDVSYNWFTRSTGIGSDQGPGDDNEYDFEHIRDLQSKLLNYTYTYNAELFDGSQGGNDEPGNPNPSMVSNEVNTGNGIILYTGHGSVDAWSTSGFSSSDVNNLINYGKYPFIWSVACVNGDFVGNTCFAENWLRAKQNGQPTGAIAALMSTINQSWNPPMEGEDEMVDILVESYSDNIKRTFGGLSMNGCMKMNDTYGIDGDQMTDTWNCFGDPSVMVRTAFPLSLSVTYPNPVPLGTSELTVSANTPEGLVSLTFQNQIIATAYISGGEASLTFDPLNSLDELTLTVTSYNRIPYLGTLTVVGEPGQVINPTPADGQGIIAPFTKLYWEDGLGGVPAQYAVFLGTDNPPSNVVNGEVVYSKMFTPAMELEFQTQFFWRIEATNQYGTSVGPVWSFTTARSPDENFETGNFTAFAWTFNGDIPWTIDSENPFNGLFCAKSGMIGDNQSSSICLQLDIDAVFSVPISFYKMISSNFGDKLQFLIDGIIVDEWAGLTAYSLETYTVTAGLHTFEWKYIKDAGGSAGDDCAWIDYIYFPPLSDPEVFAGDDASVCEGMNYSLSAQAINYSYLEWTTSGSGTFDDPAILNPVYTPSQADYESGAVALTLTIYTSTKTVSDEMALNFDPLPEIPAAPEGPTYVDLYYTSTSEYTSDGSAYAVAFNWKLDPEYAGSLLSDGTSCMVNWNNGYVGVATIRLNGYNDCGDGPFSQILEITIDNTVGLAEQEMNVQIMPNPNNGLFKVTINSAKDEQISIRIIDLLGNKVFENDHIVADKNFNQLIDLKNLNKGMYLMFIEGDDFKLIKKIIIK, from the coding sequence ATGAAAAAATTTACTCTTACGCTGATTTTCCTTTTTGCACTTTTTTCAGGATACGGCACAAAATGGGTAGCCATCTCCACACCGGATCCCACACCGGCAAATATTACGCTTATATCGTCAAATATTGAAACATCGGTCATCCGTTTCACTCTGGATGGTTACCTTATGAATGAGGTCATCACTCCGCGTGGCAATGCTTTCATCATAACACTTGATGAGGCCACGCCGGTTCTGGAAGCCGGAGCCCCTGATCTTGCCAAACTCAGCACTTCAATCATTATTCCTGACAGAGCTGCCATGTCGCTGGAAATCATTTCTTCACAATACAAAGAGTTCAACGATATTGATGTGGCTCCGTCCAAAGGTAATTTCACCAGGGATATTGATCCGGCCACAGTTCCATATATTTATAGCGATGCTTATCGTACAAATGCATTCTATCCGGGCACTCTTGCCAGCATGCGTGATCCATATATCCTGAGAGATTGCCGGGGACAGGCTGTTATTGTTTATCCCTTCCAGTATAATCCGGTAACCAGAACGTTAAGAGTTTATACAGATATCACTGTTAAAGTCAGCAGCACCAGTGAAGAAGGCATAAATATTCTGATCCGCAAAAAAGAATTCTCAAAAGTGGATAAAGATTTCAATACCCTTTATAAAGACCATTTCCTCAATGCTTCCACTTTGCGCTATACACCTGTTGAAGAAGAGGGTAATATGCTGATTATCTCCTATGGTGATTTTATACCATACATGCAACCTTTTATCAACTGGAAAAAACAGATCGGCAGACCGGTGGTAATTGTTGATGTTGCAACAATAGGTAACTCTTCAGCTATTAAAACCTATGTGCACAATTATTATGATACTTATGGCCTGGCTTACCTCCTTCTTGTGGGTGATGCTGCCCAGGTGCCGTCGAGTTATGCAAGTGGCGATTCAGATAATGACTACGGCTATGTAGTCGGTGATGACCATTATCCGGACTTGTTCGTTGGACGTTTCTCTGCTGAAATTCCTGACCAGGTGACCATTCAGGTGCAACGTACTATTGAATATGAAAAGAATCCCGATGTATCATACAACTGGTTTACCCGGTCAACAGGCATTGGCTCCGACCAGGGCCCCGGTGATGATAATGAATATGACTTTGAACATATCCGGGATTTGCAAAGCAAATTACTGAACTATACTTATACTTACAATGCCGAACTTTTTGATGGCAGCCAGGGCGGTAACGACGAACCTGGCAATCCAAATCCTTCCATGGTGTCCAATGAAGTCAATACCGGCAATGGCATCATACTCTATACGGGTCATGGAAGTGTCGACGCCTGGAGCACATCGGGCTTTTCCAGTAGTGATGTCAACAACCTGATTAATTATGGCAAATATCCTTTTATATGGTCAGTGGCTTGTGTAAATGGCGATTTTGTTGGTAATACCTGCTTTGCTGAAAACTGGCTGAGAGCCAAACAGAATGGGCAACCCACAGGCGCCATCGCCGCACTTATGTCAACCATTAATCAGAGCTGGAACCCACCGATGGAAGGAGAGGATGAGATGGTAGATATTCTAGTGGAATCCTATTCTGACAATATCAAGAGAACTTTCGGCGGACTGTCGATGAATGGCTGCATGAAAATGAACGACACCTATGGTATCGACGGTGATCAAATGACCGATACATGGAATTGCTTCGGCGATCCGTCAGTCATGGTCAGAACTGCCTTCCCTTTATCTCTGTCAGTCACCTATCCGAATCCTGTTCCGCTCGGAACCTCTGAGTTGACTGTCAGTGCCAATACACCTGAAGGTCTGGTTTCCCTCACCTTTCAAAACCAAATTATCGCAACAGCTTACATCTCCGGCGGAGAGGCTTCATTGACTTTTGATCCTCTTAATAGTCTTGATGAACTCACACTCACCGTGACTTCCTATAATCGTATACCCTACCTTGGCACACTTACCGTCGTTGGAGAACCGGGACAGGTGATAAATCCTACTCCTGCCGACGGACAAGGCATTATCGCTCCATTTACAAAATTATACTGGGAAGATGGACTGGGTGGTGTACCTGCTCAGTATGCAGTATTTCTGGGTACCGATAATCCCCCCTCCAATGTGGTGAATGGCGAGGTAGTATATAGCAAAATGTTCACACCCGCCATGGAACTCGAATTCCAAACCCAGTTTTTCTGGCGCATTGAAGCTACTAATCAATATGGCACCTCTGTCGGGCCTGTCTGGTCATTCACAACAGCAAGGTCTCCGGATGAAAACTTCGAAACCGGCAACTTCACAGCATTCGCATGGACTTTTAATGGTGATATCCCATGGACTATTGATTCAGAAAATCCATTCAACGGACTATTCTGTGCAAAATCCGGTATGATTGGCGACAACCAGTCCAGCTCAATCTGCCTGCAGCTTGATATCGACGCTGTTTTTTCTGTTCCCATCAGTTTTTATAAAATGATCTCTTCCAATTTTGGTGATAAGCTGCAATTCCTTATTGATGGGATAATCGTTGACGAATGGGCGGGACTGACCGCTTACAGCCTTGAAACATACACCGTCACAGCAGGTCTGCATACATTTGAATGGAAATATATTAAAGATGCCGGTGGCTCGGCTGGTGATGATTGTGCCTGGATCGATTATATTTATTTCCCACCATTGAGTGATCCTGAAGTCTTTGCAGGTGATGATGCAAGTGTTTGTGAAGGAATGAATTATTCACTTTCAGCACAGGCTATCAATTACAGTTACCTGGAATGGACTACATCAGGAAGCGGCACCTTTGATGATCCAGCCATACTTAATCCTGTTTACACACCCAGCCAGGCAGATTATGAATCAGGCGCTGTTGCACTCACGCTGACTATTTACACTTCAACAAAAACCGTCAGCGATGAGATGGCGCTGAATTTCGATCCACTGCCGGAGATACCTGCTGCCCCGGAAGGACCAACATACGTCGATCTTTATTATACAAGCACTTCTGAATATACTTCTGATGGCTCTGCCTATGCTGTAGCATTCAACTGGAAACTTGATCCGGAGTATGCCGGCAGCCTGCTCAGCGACGGCACATCATGCATGGTCAACTGGAATAATGGTTACGTTGGTGTTGCTACCATCCGCCTGAATGGTTATAATGATTGTGGCGACGGCCCATTTTCGCAAATCCTTGAGATCACCATTGATAATACCGTCGGATTGGCTGAACAGGAAATGAATGTTCAAATCATGCCTAATCCGAATAATGGACTGTTTAAAGTAACCATAAACTCAGCAAAAGACGAACAGATCAGCATTCGCATCATTGACCTGCTTGGAAATAAAGTATTTGAGAATGATCATATCGTCGCCGACAAGAATTTCAACCAGCTAATTGACCTGAAAAACTTAAACAAGGGTATGTATTTGATGTTTATTGAAGGCGATGACTTTAAGCTGATCAAAAAAATAATCATTAAATAG
- a CDS encoding M14 family zinc carboxypeptidase, whose product MKKYLLFLLMLFSCFSLFSQPGWRDKEMEVRVFLPDLQAIQKLYALHLDGDVYTLPEGRYAVVYAVPSELEKIRLLGLNYHILKEDLNAYYKDFWLNRDAYHSYQQIIDLADSLSDNFPGICHKYLLGTSVQGRQLAALKISDNVLTDENEAEVYFDGGTHGDEIGGAENIIRFALDLCQAYTVDPYITNLINNREIWLYLMANPDGRANMTRDNANGVDLNRNWGYMWDASCGTSSPYSQIETKAMRNCLYDNQFVVYTSYHSGSEFLAFSWSYRSDPCPDYDPINHLASIYSSTSGYSSLPYSQGYTGMYPINGSSKDAAYGIMGAVSWSIEISFDKQPPPSQIMMYYTYNKPAMLAMIEQAGYGLEGTVTDLTTGEPIAAIVLVSDFYPVYIDPQAGDYHKYVLPGTFSIKVMANGYESQAIDNIVVTSENSTVTDFALQPATGKYIYRLIACQIPNNNFHDEGNTPAMLGQPDNVYYSIGKNGWLIADMQYPVPDGPGDDFIIHEGDASAEGYTCYAGQTMDGPWTLVGEGSGTSGFDLMNTGMVEAQYLKVVDDGDGTSSSPDAGFDLDAIESIGQISGVYLALIDHYITDETGNNNGHIDPGETVELHITLRNNGDAAAENITGTLTTNATFISVSGLPADFGNLSQGQTAEAVFLITASDLTPSGYLFNTDLAATANNGSYINSYQMTFIVGQILENWETGDFSAYDWQQGGNTPWLITQNNPFQGLYCAQSGSINDFQMSVLTLTLDILTNGDISFYRKVSSEADYDYLEFYIDNIFMDRWSGEKDWAMVTYPVSDGTHTFKWQYLKDVTTSSGSDCGWIDLIMFPPLTPDHLGVVKGLVTNVTTGIPVEGASVGGAMITGTDGNYLLDLIQGTYTICVTHPEYDTLCMEAVIYENDTTEVNYELMPTSGFSETKEQWPDIIVRPNPFNAATAFIVTLQDAGKISLEIFDSRGKMIKTLYNGTLANGSHTFIWQGDDSHYHLLPDRLYIYKLVTDKVTRTGKLILSR is encoded by the coding sequence ATGAAGAAATACCTGCTTTTTCTGTTGATGTTGTTTTCCTGTTTTTCATTATTCAGCCAGCCCGGCTGGCGGGATAAAGAGATGGAGGTCAGGGTATTTCTTCCTGACCTGCAGGCAATTCAGAAATTGTACGCCCTTCACCTTGACGGCGATGTTTACACCCTGCCCGAAGGTCGGTATGCCGTTGTATATGCTGTGCCGTCGGAACTGGAGAAGATCCGCCTTCTTGGTCTAAACTATCATATCCTTAAGGAAGACCTGAATGCATACTATAAAGATTTCTGGCTAAACCGCGATGCCTACCACTCCTATCAGCAGATCATTGATCTCGCCGACAGCCTGTCGGACAATTTCCCTGGCATCTGCCATAAGTACCTGTTAGGAACCTCTGTTCAGGGCCGTCAGCTCGCTGCTTTGAAAATCAGTGATAATGTGCTGACCGATGAGAACGAAGCTGAAGTTTATTTCGATGGCGGCACACATGGTGATGAGATCGGTGGTGCCGAAAATATCATCCGTTTTGCCCTCGATCTCTGCCAGGCCTATACCGTGGACCCTTATATTACGAATCTTATTAATAACAGGGAGATATGGTTGTACCTGATGGCCAATCCCGACGGCAGGGCCAACATGACCCGCGATAATGCCAACGGTGTTGACCTTAACCGCAACTGGGGTTACATGTGGGATGCCTCGTGTGGAACCTCTTCACCTTACTCCCAGATAGAAACTAAGGCTATGAGAAACTGCCTTTACGACAACCAGTTTGTGGTGTATACCAGCTACCACAGTGGAAGTGAATTCCTCGCCTTTTCCTGGAGCTACAGGAGTGATCCCTGCCCCGATTATGATCCAATAAACCATCTTGCATCCATATACTCCTCCACATCAGGCTACTCCAGTCTTCCATATAGCCAGGGTTATACAGGTATGTATCCTATCAACGGCAGCTCCAAGGATGCAGCCTATGGCATCATGGGTGCTGTGAGCTGGAGTATTGAAATATCTTTTGATAAACAACCCCCGCCATCACAGATCATGATGTATTATACCTACAACAAACCCGCCATGCTGGCTATGATAGAACAGGCAGGCTATGGACTGGAGGGTACGGTGACCGACCTCACAACGGGCGAGCCCATTGCTGCCATCGTGCTGGTCAGTGATTTTTACCCGGTATATATCGATCCACAGGCCGGCGATTACCACAAGTATGTCCTTCCCGGAACCTTTAGCATTAAAGTCATGGCAAACGGTTATGAAAGCCAGGCGATAGATAATATTGTTGTCACATCCGAAAATTCAACCGTCACCGACTTTGCGCTACAGCCTGCCACGGGAAAATATATTTACCGGCTTATTGCCTGTCAGATACCCAACAATAACTTTCACGATGAAGGCAATACTCCTGCCATGCTTGGCCAGCCTGACAATGTATACTACTCTATCGGTAAAAATGGATGGCTTATCGCCGACATGCAATATCCCGTTCCTGATGGTCCGGGTGATGACTTCATCATTCATGAAGGCGATGCCTCAGCGGAGGGTTATACCTGCTATGCAGGCCAAACGATGGATGGACCATGGACGCTTGTTGGCGAAGGCAGCGGCACTTCCGGCTTTGACCTCATGAATACCGGGATGGTGGAGGCACAATACCTTAAAGTTGTAGATGACGGCGATGGAACATCCTCATCACCTGATGCCGGCTTCGACCTCGATGCTATCGAATCCATCGGTCAAATATCAGGCGTTTACCTGGCATTAATTGATCATTATATCACCGATGAAACCGGCAACAACAATGGCCACATTGATCCGGGTGAAACAGTGGAATTGCATATTACACTCAGAAACAACGGCGATGCTGCAGCCGAAAATATAACAGGGACACTCACGACGAATGCTACGTTCATTAGCGTCTCCGGTCTGCCTGCTGACTTTGGTAATCTCTCTCAGGGGCAGACTGCCGAAGCCGTTTTCCTTATTACCGCCAGCGATCTCACTCCATCCGGTTACTTGTTCAACACCGATCTGGCAGCTACTGCAAACAATGGTTCCTACATCAATAGTTACCAAATGACCTTTATCGTCGGACAAATCCTCGAGAACTGGGAAACAGGAGACTTTTCTGCATATGATTGGCAACAGGGTGGAAATACGCCATGGCTGATTACTCAGAATAATCCTTTCCAGGGTCTGTATTGCGCTCAGTCAGGCAGCATTAATGACTTCCAGATGTCGGTTCTTACCCTCACACTTGATATTCTGACCAATGGTGATATTTCCTTTTACAGGAAAGTATCTTCAGAAGCTGATTATGACTACCTGGAATTTTACATCGATAATATTTTTATGGACCGATGGTCAGGCGAAAAGGATTGGGCAATGGTCACTTACCCGGTTTCAGATGGGACACACACGTTCAAATGGCAGTATCTAAAAGATGTCACGACAAGCAGCGGTAGCGATTGCGGCTGGATCGACCTGATCATGTTTCCACCTCTTACACCTGATCACTTGGGCGTCGTAAAAGGCCTTGTGACCAATGTCACTACAGGGATTCCGGTTGAAGGTGCATCTGTTGGCGGAGCGATGATTACCGGGACCGATGGCAACTATTTACTGGACCTGATTCAAGGCACTTATACCATTTGCGTTACACATCCAGAGTATGATACTCTTTGCATGGAAGCTGTTATCTATGAGAATGATACCACAGAAGTGAATTATGAACTTATGCCTACATCCGGATTCAGCGAAACGAAAGAACAATGGCCTGATATAATTGTCAGGCCTAATCCTTTCAATGCGGCAACGGCATTTATAGTCACTCTTCAGGATGCCGGTAAAATTTCCCTGGAAATTTTCGATTCAAGGGGAAAAATGATAAAAACATTATACAACGGTACACTTGCCAATGGATCCCACACCTTTATCTGGCAGGGAGACGACAGTCACTACCATCTGTTACCTGATCGATTATATATATATAAACTGGTTACTGATAAGGTGACAAGGACAGGAAAATTAATTCTTTCGAGATAA